The Gemmatimonadota bacterium genome includes a region encoding these proteins:
- a CDS encoding amidohydrolase family protein, giving the protein MIIDTHIHIYDPTRPEGVPFPEPDDEIYRRVMPEDYRALVASEGVTGAIIVEASTWVEDNQWVLDVIEDDPFIVGLVGNLDPRTEDFGDHLNRLSPNPLFLGIRPRTHPWEREDLGKMAGALEKLVEHDLELDSGINEAVIEIARRLPDLRIVINHCGNIPADGNPIAPERLELMQKAAEQPNIFCKVSGLMDLRCQVIPAPTDPDFYVYLLDALWQLFGEDRVIYGSDWPVLERSKRTPAEAQRLVYDYFSQKGDAVLEKYFWKNAKVAYKWSDKKRE; this is encoded by the coding sequence ATGATTATTGATACGCATATCCATATTTACGACCCCACTCGCCCAGAAGGTGTGCCTTTTCCCGAGCCGGATGACGAGATTTATCGCCGGGTTATGCCCGAAGACTACAGAGCACTGGTCGCGTCTGAAGGTGTTACGGGGGCTATTATTGTCGAGGCGAGTACATGGGTCGAAGATAACCAATGGGTGCTCGATGTGATTGAGGATGATCCGTTTATCGTGGGGCTGGTTGGCAATCTCGATCCGCGCACTGAGGATTTTGGCGATCATCTCAATCGCCTATCTCCCAATCCGCTGTTTTTGGGTATTCGCCCGCGCACCCATCCCTGGGAGCGAGAGGATTTGGGCAAGATGGCGGGTGCTCTTGAAAAGCTCGTCGAACACGATCTCGAACTCGATTCGGGGATCAATGAAGCGGTTATCGAAATCGCGCGTCGTTTGCCCGATCTTCGCATTGTAATCAATCACTGCGGCAATATTCCGGCAGATGGGAATCCCATCGCGCCCGAGCGTTTGGAGCTTATGCAAAAAGCCGCGGAACAGCCCAATATTTTTTGCAAGGTGTCGGGCCTGATGGATTTGCGCTGTCAGGTCATTCCGGCGCCCACAGATCCCGATTTTTATGTCTATTTGCTCGACGCGCTCTGGCAGCTTTTTGGTGAAGATCGCGTGATTTACGGCAGTGATTGGCCGGTTCTCGAACGCAGCAAGCGCACCCCTGCCGAGGCGCAACGCCTTGTGTATGATTATTTTTCTCAAAAGGGCGATGCGGTGCTGGAGAAGTATTTTTGGAAGAATGCAAAGGTCGCGTATAAATGGTCGGATAAAAAGCGCGAATAG
- a CDS encoding RNA polymerase sigma factor RpoD/SigA: protein MKKELKKSAEFPYKNTTGQALSGSDSSSQAQGQLTDLYLRDIRKYTPLSREDEVKAINAARKGDQKALDHLITANLRFVVRVAGEYTGRGLPLSDLIAEGNMGLIRATQTYDPERGYKFITYAVWWIRQAILSALNRQTHPVAFPVNQIDDRDVLNKVSAALSQASGRVPTIDELASETDFSPRRVHKALQTSLASVSLDSPVYEDGDRRFADVVPDDAPLPDEDVHASRLRDLLHKGLADLPEREAEIINRYFGLDVDDAESLEQVGKRFHISRERVRQLKDRALGRLREHMDIEEVAL from the coding sequence ATGAAAAAAGAATTAAAAAAATCAGCAGAATTCCCGTATAAAAACACTACGGGACAGGCCCTATCTGGGAGCGATTCTTCTTCGCAGGCTCAGGGCCAGCTTACAGATCTTTATTTGCGCGATATTCGCAAATACACCCCTCTTTCCCGCGAAGACGAAGTCAAAGCCATAAATGCCGCGCGCAAGGGCGATCAAAAGGCGCTGGATCATCTCATTACAGCCAATTTGCGCTTTGTTGTGCGCGTGGCTGGCGAATACACGGGGCGCGGGTTGCCCCTTTCCGATCTCATTGCCGAAGGCAATATGGGCCTTATACGCGCTACCCAAACTTATGATCCTGAACGCGGGTACAAATTTATCACTTATGCGGTGTGGTGGATTCGCCAGGCGATTCTCTCTGCGCTCAATCGCCAGACACATCCGGTCGCGTTTCCGGTCAATCAAATAGATGATCGCGATGTGCTCAATAAAGTGTCTGCCGCACTCTCACAAGCATCCGGTCGCGTTCCCACGATTGACGAGTTGGCTTCAGAAACCGATTTTTCACCTCGACGGGTGCATAAGGCACTTCAAACGAGCCTGGCATCTGTTTCGCTCGACAGCCCGGTATATGAAGATGGCGACCGCCGGTTTGCCGATGTTGTTCCCGATGATGCACCCCTGCCAGATGAGGATGTGCATGCCAGCCGATTGCGCGATCTTTTGCACAAGGGCCTGGCCGATTTGCCCGAGCGCGAAGCCGAGATTATCAACCGCTATTTTGGTCTGGATGTTGATGACGCGGAATCGCTCGAGCAAGTGGGCAAGCGTTTTCACATTAGCCGCGAGCGCGTGCGACAGCTCAAAGACCGCGCGCTTGGGCGATTGCGCGAGCATATGGACATAGAAGAAGTTGCATTATAG
- a CDS encoding MerR family transcriptional regulator, producing the protein MSKCDDGLMHIGKLAKEAGTTTRTVRYYEEMGLIYPECRSSGGFRCYSHEQLTRLRMILSLKEMEFDLEHIKVIIDKREQNKTAGELAHDILEDLNARLKEVEEQIEHYKHIRKTLTQTIASICACLPCDLRVEERLCPACQTLNQPTCQSVPFFHSTPTAETLELKL; encoded by the coding sequence GTGTCAAAATGCGATGATGGTTTGATGCATATTGGGAAATTGGCAAAAGAAGCCGGTACGACTACGCGCACAGTGCGCTATTACGAAGAGATGGGTCTGATATATCCCGAATGTCGAAGTAGTGGCGGTTTTCGATGTTATTCCCACGAGCAACTGACGCGGTTGCGCATGATTTTGAGTCTTAAAGAGATGGAATTTGATCTCGAACATATCAAGGTCATTATTGACAAACGAGAACAAAATAAAACTGCAGGCGAACTCGCGCATGATATTCTCGAAGATCTCAATGCACGCCTTAAAGAAGTTGAGGAACAGATTGAGCACTACAAGCATATACGCAAAACCCTGACCCAAACCATAGCCAGTATCTGCGCGTGTTTGCCCTGTGATCTCAGAGTTGAAGAGCGTCTCTGTCCAGCGTGTCAAACGCTCAACCAACCGACGTGTCAGTCCGTACCATTTTTTCATTCTACACCAACTGCCGAGACACTGGAATTAAAGCTATGA
- a CDS encoding phosphoribosylaminoimidazolecarboxamide formyltransferase gives MSQDGLILRYGCNPHQSDARAYSPSGKLPFTVLNGAPGYINLLDALNSWQLVRELKEVLSLPAAASFKHLSPAGAAVAVPISDALQRAYFVDDLDLSPLATAYARARGADRLSSFGDWVALSDEVDQSTARLLSREVSDGIIAPGYQPEAFDILKKKKGGSYPILQVDESYAPAGSETRDVFGVVLEQTRNTKAINADILTNIVTKNKEVSPEAQRDMLLATIALKYTQSNSMCFAFDGQVIGNGAGQQNRLACTEIAAGKAEAWYLRQHPDILNFKFRRGLKRPEKINAIEAYLRGNMTDEERRIWEACFDTVPSPLEEDARRGWIGQMDEIALSSDAFIPFRDNIDRAARTGVKYVVETGGSVRDDDVIAACDEYGMLLVMTGVRLFHH, from the coding sequence ATGTCTCAAGATGGACTGATTCTTCGTTATGGTTGCAACCCGCATCAATCTGATGCGCGTGCGTACTCTCCCAGCGGTAAATTGCCCTTCACAGTGCTCAATGGCGCGCCGGGTTATATCAACTTGCTCGATGCGCTCAATTCCTGGCAACTCGTGCGCGAGCTTAAAGAGGTGCTCAGTCTGCCGGCAGCTGCCTCTTTTAAGCACTTAAGCCCTGCTGGTGCTGCTGTTGCGGTTCCCATTTCCGACGCGCTGCAAAGGGCGTATTTTGTCGATGATCTCGATCTTTCGCCTCTGGCTACGGCTTATGCCCGCGCTCGGGGTGCGGATAGGCTCTCTTCTTTTGGCGATTGGGTGGCTTTAAGCGATGAGGTGGATCAATCGACTGCGCGCTTGCTCAGCCGCGAAGTGTCCGATGGTATTATTGCTCCGGGGTATCAACCGGAGGCGTTCGATATTCTCAAGAAGAAAAAAGGCGGCAGTTATCCCATTCTTCAGGTGGATGAATCATATGCACCTGCTGGATCAGAGACTCGCGATGTTTTCGGTGTTGTTCTGGAACAGACGCGCAATACCAAAGCCATTAATGCAGATATTTTAACGAATATTGTGACAAAGAATAAAGAGGTGTCTCCCGAAGCACAGCGCGATATGCTCCTGGCGACTATTGCTCTGAAGTACACGCAATCCAATTCGATGTGTTTTGCCTTTGATGGACAGGTTATCGGCAATGGTGCCGGACAGCAAAATCGTCTGGCGTGTACGGAGATTGCCGCGGGCAAGGCCGAAGCGTGGTATTTGCGCCAGCATCCAGATATTCTCAATTTCAAATTTAGAAGGGGTCTGAAGCGCCCTGAAAAGATCAACGCTATTGAAGCTTATTTGCGCGGCAATATGACCGATGAGGAACGTCGGATTTGGGAAGCCTGTTTCGATACTGTACCTTCTCCTTTGGAGGAGGATGCGCGGCGAGGGTGGATTGGACAGATGGACGAGATTGCGCTCAGTTCCGATGCGTTTATTCCCTTTCGAGATAATATTGATCGCGCCGCTCGCACGGGCGTTAAATACGTGGTTGAGACCGGGGGGTCAGTGCGCGACGACGATGTCATCGCAGCCTGTGATGAATACGGTATGCTTCTGGTTATGACCGGGGTGCGTTTGTTCCATCATTAA
- a CDS encoding ATP-binding protein, producing MFFSIAFALDASLSVMYYASNLIQEPHMIQRLETLYYQCLRHIEQDLAPFHMLVGANGSGKTTFLDAIAFLGDFVRDGLDAAIYSRASELRDLTWHGFADRFEIAVELSVPAHESNLFSDRDFSRCRYEIAIGVVEENSDVGILSERVLLLTDIQRDDRAVQESLFAVEGPTPQTLSTPRLRGVKTIVNKVPGGNDKFYDESGAGWDPSFKLGAKRSALGNLPEDEARFPVATWLKHTLSNSIHKFDLNGERIRRPSPPGQPRNLLSDGTNLPWVVADLKVNEPDRHAAWLALLRTVLPGLSTVYTVVRPEDQHCYLVVKHHNDLETPSWMLSDGTLRLLALTLLAYVPDGDGICLLEVPENGLHSGAVEAVFKAFSAVAQHEDRARAQILTTTHSPVVLDLADPEQLLCFVTTETGATEIVPGADRGRADGC from the coding sequence TTGTTTTTTTCGATTGCATTTGCTCTTGACGCCTCTCTTTCTGTCATGTACTATGCTTCTAACTTAATACAGGAGCCACACATGATCCAGCGTCTTGAAACCCTTTATTATCAGTGTTTGCGTCATATTGAACAGGATCTCGCGCCTTTTCACATGCTGGTTGGTGCGAATGGCAGCGGTAAAACGACTTTTCTCGATGCTATTGCGTTTCTCGGGGATTTTGTGCGCGATGGCCTCGATGCAGCGATTTACAGTCGGGCGAGTGAGTTGCGCGATTTGACCTGGCACGGTTTTGCAGATCGATTTGAAATCGCTGTTGAATTGTCTGTGCCCGCGCACGAATCCAATCTGTTTTCCGATCGGGATTTTTCGCGGTGTCGATACGAAATCGCCATTGGCGTGGTTGAGGAAAATAGTGATGTCGGGATTCTGTCCGAGCGGGTGCTTTTGCTCACAGATATTCAGCGAGATGACCGCGCTGTTCAAGAGTCGCTCTTTGCAGTGGAGGGTCCCACACCGCAAACTCTGTCGACGCCCAGGCTGCGCGGCGTCAAAACCATTGTGAATAAAGTGCCTGGTGGAAATGATAAGTTTTACGATGAATCCGGTGCGGGATGGGATCCTTCTTTCAAGCTCGGCGCAAAGCGTTCGGCACTGGGCAATTTACCCGAGGATGAAGCGCGTTTTCCCGTTGCTACATGGCTCAAACACACGCTTTCAAATAGTATTCACAAATTCGATCTCAATGGAGAACGCATTCGTCGTCCCAGTCCGCCGGGCCAACCGCGCAATCTGTTGTCCGATGGTACTAATCTGCCCTGGGTGGTCGCTGACCTGAAAGTGAATGAGCCGGACAGGCATGCGGCCTGGCTGGCGCTGTTGCGCACTGTTTTGCCGGGTTTATCCACTGTTTACACGGTTGTGCGTCCCGAAGATCAGCACTGCTATCTCGTGGTTAAGCACCACAATGATCTCGAGACGCCGTCGTGGATGTTGTCCGATGGGACCCTGCGATTGCTGGCTCTAACATTGCTGGCTTATGTGCCCGATGGCGATGGGATATGTTTGCTCGAAGTTCCGGAAAATGGTCTCCATTCCGGCGCGGTAGAAGCGGTTTTCAAAGCATTCAGTGCTGTAGCACAGCACGAGGACAGGGCGCGTGCCCAAATTTTGACCACTACGCATTCGCCCGTTGTTCTCGACCTGGCTGATCCCGAGCAATTGCTCTGTTTTGTGACCACTGAAACAGGTGCGACGGAAATTGTACCGGGTGCGGACAGAGGGCGGGCTGATGGCTGTTGA
- a CDS encoding SDR family NAD(P)-dependent oxidoreductase, with protein sequence MQSKKTILITGATDGIGRALAKIYQTRGNRLILVGRRPLDTLNDPLYTKDTYCRTDLSQDKCAERVCEFLNAQKIDAIDLAIQNAGTGYFGPIAEQSAESIREITAVNLMAPLRLTHALMPYLKKTNGKLVMIGSIAHAFPCPDYAVYAASKEALNTLGRNLQIEGDINVQIIHPGATRTGLHRKIGMDNEKTKGFPSAERVAQKITQAIDRQRFIATIGWRNAWARFLGCYCEGMVNAIVRAT encoded by the coding sequence ATGCAATCGAAAAAAACAATCTTAATCACCGGCGCAACAGACGGGATTGGCCGGGCACTTGCAAAAATCTATCAGACGCGCGGAAATCGGTTAATACTGGTAGGCAGACGCCCACTGGACACACTCAATGATCCGTTATACACCAAAGACACATATTGTCGTACAGACCTATCGCAGGACAAGTGTGCAGAACGGGTATGTGAATTTCTGAACGCGCAAAAAATCGACGCCATAGACCTGGCGATTCAAAATGCTGGCACCGGATATTTTGGACCTATCGCAGAACAAAGCGCGGAAAGCATTCGGGAGATCACAGCAGTCAACCTGATGGCACCCTTACGCTTGACACACGCCCTGATGCCATACCTGAAAAAAACCAATGGAAAACTCGTAATGATCGGCTCAATCGCACATGCCTTCCCCTGTCCCGATTACGCCGTGTATGCAGCGAGCAAAGAAGCCCTCAACACACTGGGACGCAATTTGCAAATCGAAGGCGACATAAATGTACAGATCATTCACCCGGGAGCGACGCGCACGGGCTTGCATCGAAAAATTGGCATGGACAACGAAAAGACAAAGGGATTTCCGTCTGCAGAAAGGGTCGCCCAAAAAATCACACAGGCGATAGATAGACAGCGTTTTATCGCGACAATTGGATGGAGAAATGCATGGGCGCGATTTTTAGGGTGCTATTGCGAGGGCATGGTCAACGCCATAGTGCGAGCAACGTGA
- a CDS encoding SDR family oxidoreductase, which produces MEKCMGAIFRVLLRGHGQRHSASNVKHAVITGAAHGIGKALAHRFAQAGYTITGVDVDAAGAARVERELDARFVIADLRSEAGVARVLPELRQKKPIDVLIHNAGINAVGRFPDISIENHERVIALNLYAPMRLTAALLKADRIAKGASIAFISSLAHYTSYPGAATYAATKSGLASYARSLSIALAPQNIHIMTVFPGPTRTAHARRHSPHNTREEKRMPPEKLAHHIFQGIKKKKHLIIPGATNRMLALLGKWCPPMMEYAMRKMILEKL; this is translated from the coding sequence ATGGAGAAATGCATGGGCGCGATTTTTAGGGTGCTATTGCGAGGGCATGGTCAACGCCATAGTGCGAGCAACGTGAAACACGCGGTCATCACAGGCGCGGCGCATGGAATCGGCAAAGCACTTGCCCATCGCTTTGCACAGGCGGGATATACCATAACGGGCGTGGATGTAGATGCCGCGGGCGCAGCGAGAGTCGAGCGGGAATTGGATGCGCGATTTGTCATTGCAGACCTGCGCTCAGAAGCAGGAGTCGCGCGCGTACTCCCCGAATTGCGCCAGAAAAAACCGATTGACGTATTGATCCACAACGCGGGCATCAACGCCGTGGGACGATTCCCCGACATAAGCATAGAAAATCACGAACGCGTAATCGCATTAAACCTCTACGCACCGATGCGACTCACAGCCGCATTACTCAAAGCCGACCGGATTGCAAAAGGTGCGTCCATAGCCTTCATCTCCTCCCTTGCCCACTACACGAGCTATCCGGGTGCTGCAACTTATGCCGCGACCAAAAGCGGATTGGCCTCCTACGCACGCAGTTTATCCATCGCTCTCGCGCCGCAGAATATTCACATCATGACAGTCTTTCCCGGTCCAACGCGCACAGCCCATGCGCGGCGTCACAGCCCGCACAACACACGCGAAGAAAAACGCATGCCGCCCGAAAAATTGGCGCACCACATCTTTCAAGGTATAAAAAAGAAAAAGCACCTTATCATACCAGGTGCTACCAATCGAATGCTCGCCCTCCTGGGCAAATGGTGTCCGCCTATGATGGAATATGCGATGCGTAAGATGATTTTGGAAAAGTTGTGA
- a CDS encoding chlorite dismutase family protein translates to MQLQVFTDVKDVGAVSQALEQSDLDAALYLDAHDPYGIGIVFLTESPDLFVTDIRALLSSDPFSVCTRRPELTMLGRTYATGYEPDLEYALIDRPRDNVLNPEWPWAIWYPLRRNGAFARLDHREQRKILMEHASIGRAYGREDYAHDIRLASYGLDVDDNDFVIGLIGAELYPLSRVVQDMRKTQQTALYVESLGPFFVGKKCE, encoded by the coding sequence ATGCAGTTGCAGGTTTTCACAGATGTCAAGGATGTTGGTGCGGTATCTCAAGCCCTGGAACAAAGTGATCTCGATGCTGCGCTCTATCTCGATGCGCACGATCCCTATGGTATTGGTATTGTTTTTTTGACCGAATCACCGGATTTGTTTGTTACGGATATTCGCGCGCTGCTCAGTAGCGATCCATTCTCTGTCTGTACACGTCGTCCCGAACTCACGATGCTCGGGCGCACGTATGCCACGGGTTACGAGCCGGATCTCGAATACGCGCTTATTGATCGACCGCGAGATAATGTGCTCAATCCCGAATGGCCCTGGGCGATCTGGTACCCGTTGCGTCGCAATGGGGCTTTTGCTCGTCTCGATCACAGGGAACAGCGCAAAATTTTGATGGAGCACGCTTCTATTGGACGCGCTTATGGCCGCGAAGATTATGCGCACGATATTCGTCTGGCCAGCTATGGCCTCGATGTCGATGACAATGATTTTGTCATTGGTTTGATCGGTGCAGAACTCTATCCGCTCTCTCGCGTTGTGCAGGATATGAGAAAGACCCAGCAAACCGCGCTTTATGTCGAATCGCTGGGTCCTTTTTTTGTGGGGAAAAAGTGTGAGTAG
- a CDS encoding TonB-dependent receptor, with product MPSSGLSDTGWGLFLCWRFVLRFTTSFLVVVFFFFAIGASQDTRLLEGYVFDRKTQRAIGDVDIKVNDGAEGTTTDDRGRFIFHLPEGVHSLSFFRVGYGLVSREVRVSGEKLPILYVEMVVREIQIDTIDVVGKSAETRFEELHKATGVLSGDELQKKYSLTLAETMKNEIGVAIRSMGPAPARPVIRGLSGDRVQINIDGMETRDLSATSADHAVTLEPFNSERLEIIRGPRILLHTASAIGGVINVVKQKIPEDHPQRVSGSVGAYGETVNRGYLSAVGITVPVGPLALYAETTYRDTRDVQTPIGRLANTPIETRTHTLGLSYPTDRGYIGASFDQFLTQYGIPGGFIGGHPNGVDLDIERRVFDGKAAYHFDRQVFSSVEVDFTRTYYHHFEYESSGSIGSEFLFHDYRGDLKLLMNTQDQTRNTVLSLGFGHHHLKLGAFVFTPPTREQNAYLGFYHEFSYRHIEFQVAARYTYADFDPRPRTRSIADLDVDRTFHAWSAAISPLVNITDQLTGGLNLSRSQRVPTIEELYNDGPHLAAYTFEVGNVDLEAETSLGFEVFFHYLQPGFDFVLSGYWNEFDTYIAPRNTGEINFAQLLPIYAADGVAARFLGLEMHLGWRLNTRLNLELNGSYVRGENLDEQLPLPEMPPFKFVGSTIYEHPWLTVGGTAEFVTRQERVDIFEEPTDGYAVFGVYAQRDINTDHTRHSIILSVDNLLDTEYRNHLSRIRSVMPETGRSFKAHYKLSFF from the coding sequence TTGCCCTCATCCGGTCTTTCAGACACAGGGTGGGGGCTTTTTCTCTGTTGGAGATTCGTTTTGAGATTCACGACTTCTTTTTTGGTTGTTGTGTTCTTTTTTTTTGCGATCGGCGCATCTCAAGATACGCGATTGCTCGAGGGATATGTTTTTGATCGCAAAACCCAACGCGCAATCGGCGATGTTGATATCAAAGTCAATGATGGCGCAGAGGGCACGACAACCGATGATCGAGGCCGTTTTATCTTTCATCTGCCGGAGGGCGTTCATAGTCTGTCTTTTTTTCGTGTAGGCTATGGATTGGTGAGTCGGGAAGTAAGGGTCTCAGGTGAGAAATTGCCCATTCTGTACGTCGAAATGGTAGTCCGGGAGATCCAGATTGATACCATTGACGTGGTAGGGAAAAGTGCGGAAACCCGCTTTGAAGAATTGCACAAAGCCACTGGCGTGCTTTCTGGAGATGAGCTTCAGAAGAAGTACAGTCTCACGCTTGCAGAGACGATGAAAAACGAAATCGGCGTCGCCATCCGCAGCATGGGACCTGCACCTGCTCGACCAGTTATACGCGGCCTCAGTGGCGATCGCGTGCAGATCAATATAGATGGTATGGAGACCCGCGATTTATCCGCTACTTCTGCTGATCACGCTGTTACGCTCGAGCCTTTTAATTCAGAGCGTCTCGAAATTATTCGGGGACCGCGCATACTGCTTCACACGGCATCGGCTATTGGCGGGGTTATCAATGTGGTGAAACAGAAGATTCCCGAAGACCATCCGCAGCGCGTTTCTGGCAGTGTTGGTGCTTATGGCGAGACGGTCAATCGGGGGTATCTCTCTGCCGTTGGGATTACAGTGCCCGTGGGGCCGCTTGCGCTGTATGCCGAGACCACGTACCGCGATACTCGAGATGTGCAAACCCCCATTGGTAGGCTCGCCAATACACCGATTGAAACGCGTACGCATACGCTCGGTCTGTCATATCCCACTGACCGGGGATATATCGGGGCTTCTTTTGATCAGTTTTTGACCCAATACGGCATTCCCGGTGGATTTATTGGTGGGCATCCCAATGGCGTAGATCTGGATATTGAGCGTCGGGTATTTGATGGCAAGGCGGCATACCATTTTGATCGTCAGGTGTTCAGTAGTGTAGAGGTGGATTTTACCAGGACTTACTATCACCACTTCGAGTACGAATCCAGCGGCAGTATTGGGTCCGAGTTTTTGTTCCACGACTACCGCGGTGATCTCAAGTTGCTTATGAACACACAGGACCAGACGCGAAATACCGTTCTGTCCCTGGGCTTTGGTCACCACCATCTCAAATTGGGCGCGTTTGTTTTTACGCCGCCCACGCGAGAGCAAAACGCTTACCTTGGTTTTTATCACGAGTTTAGCTATCGACACATCGAATTTCAGGTTGCTGCGCGTTATACGTATGCCGACTTTGATCCGCGCCCAAGAACAAGGAGCATTGCAGATCTCGATGTAGATCGCACCTTTCACGCCTGGTCTGCGGCAATCAGCCCGCTTGTGAACATTACCGACCAGCTAACTGGTGGTTTAAACTTAAGCCGGTCTCAGCGCGTGCCTACTATTGAAGAGCTTTACAACGATGGACCGCATCTGGCTGCTTACACTTTTGAGGTGGGCAATGTCGATCTCGAGGCCGAAACGAGCCTGGGCTTTGAGGTCTTTTTTCATTATTTGCAACCGGGTTTCGATTTTGTTTTGAGCGGATATTGGAACGAGTTTGATACCTATATTGCCCCGCGCAATACCGGAGAGATCAATTTTGCCCAACTGCTGCCGATTTACGCTGCCGATGGTGTTGCCGCGCGATTTTTGGGTCTGGAGATGCATCTGGGGTGGCGTTTGAATACGCGTTTGAATCTGGAATTGAACGGTAGTTATGTGCGTGGAGAGAACCTGGATGAGCAGTTGCCCTTGCCCGAGATGCCGCCGTTCAAATTTGTTGGAAGTACGATTTATGAGCATCCATGGCTTACGGTTGGTGGGACTGCGGAATTTGTTACACGACAGGAGCGGGTGGATATATTCGAAGAGCCTACGGATGGCTATGCTGTTTTCGGTGTCTATGCCCAGCGCGACATTAATACCGACCATACCCGCCATAGTATTATTCTCTCTGTTGACAATCTTTTGGATACGGAATACCGCAATCATCTCTCGCGCATTCGATCCGTGATGCCCGAGACAGGGCGGAGTTTTAAAGCGCATTACAAGTTGTCGTTTTTTTGA
- a CDS encoding type II toxin-antitoxin system VapC family toxin has translation MTRAVTDTHGLIWYLEGSVLLGAKASQIFDACEQGDAFIYIPTICLVEILYLQEKGRIPLENQQLLHDNLKTGDSNLVLVDLTQDIVHKIAEIPRTIVPDMPDRIIAGTALYMELPLISKDEKIQQSQVATIW, from the coding sequence ATGACTCGTGCAGTCACTGATACACATGGTTTGATCTGGTATTTGGAGGGTAGCGTTCTTCTAGGAGCTAAGGCCAGCCAAATTTTTGATGCCTGTGAACAGGGCGACGCTTTCATTTACATACCCACGATCTGTTTGGTTGAAATTCTTTATTTACAAGAAAAAGGTCGTATTCCACTTGAAAATCAGCAACTGCTTCACGATAATCTAAAAACAGGTGATAGCAATTTGGTTTTGGTAGATCTAACCCAAGATATTGTTCACAAAATAGCTGAGATACCCCGAACAATAGTGCCTGATATGCCTGACCGCATCATTGCGGGTACTGCGCTGTATATGGAATTGCCGCTGATCAGTAAAGATGAAAAAATTCAGCAATCACAAGTGGCAACAATCTGGTAA